The window CCCCCACCTTAAAAAAGAGGAAAAGCACGAATTGCCTCTTTCATTGCGAGTCGGGGCTTGTTCCGAAGGTCACGAAGGACTCCCTTGGAGAACTCCTCCGTATGAATGTAGGGGATGCAGATCTGCATCCCCTACGGAGTTTCACGAAAATTATTTGAGCAGCAACATCTTCTTAGAGATTGAAGCACTGCCAATTTGCAGGCGGTAAAAGTAGATTCCCGAAGCGCTGTTTTCTGCATTCCAGTTCGCTGAATATATTCCCGGAATTTGATATTCATCAACTATTGTCGCCACTCTTTCGCCTCTTAAATTATAAATCGAAAGAGTTACATTTCCCGCCTTTGTCAATGCATAATCGATGCTTGTTACGGGATTGAACGGATTTGGATAGTTCTGCGAAAGAGTGAACTCCATTGGGAGAGACTCATCTTCATCGGCAACCGATACTATTACCGGTATCGGGAGAGTGTCCCCGCTTGACTGTCTATAACGTTCGGCAAACTCCTGAACGTACAAATTAGCTATAAGACCGTCGTATATTATAATCGTGTTTTCGTTATTCCTTGTCTCCGCAGCCTCGGATACCGTCCACCAGCTCCGGAGGCGATACTGACCACCGAAATAGGAAATTACTTAACAAAAGATGAGATATTTAACGCAATCTAAACGCTTA is drawn from Candidatus Neomarinimicrobiota bacterium and contains these coding sequences:
- a CDS encoding T9SS type A sorting domain-containing protein; translation: MYVQEFAERYRQSSGDTLPIPVIVSVADEDESLPMEFTLSQNYPNPFNPVTSIDYALTKAGNVTLSIYNLRGERVATIVDEYQIPGIYSANWNAENSASGIYFYRLQIGSASISKKMLLLK